In the genome of Hyphomonas sp. Mor2, one region contains:
- a CDS encoding DUF885 domain-containing protein, producing the protein MRTTFTALATIFALTACGQTSTTSPTLEAETPPVETAAEPSAEEIAAETERLNTWFEEKYEAEVMQSPIQLTFLGRDERQGEIDDFSVAALDAQLERSRANLAEMQASFDYNKLTPDAKISYDIWAYQAERAEAADEFRTNAYVFEQMQAIHSFFPQLLIAFHKVVDGEDMDNYLLRVSGSARAIDQLVELSKMVAAEGVRPPYFAFESVIDESRKIITGAPFDESGEDSAVWADAKAKIANLLEQGEIDQAKADQLTADIRTALVEEWQPAYERLIAWQEEDQVNATSEAQGVSALPNGMAYYNERLANQTTTNLTADEIHEIGLSEVARLRGEMEAIKAEFGFEGTLPEFFAFLRDTKTDERLYYPNTDEGRQGYIDDATAAIDGIKAVLPDYFGILPKADMVVKRVEPFREQAGAAQHYFPPTPDGSRPGVYYAHLLDMEQMPKRELEVIAYHEGLPGHHMQIAIQQELEGVPTFRTQAGFTAYVEGWALYSEWLSKQMPGTFQDPLSEFGRLGSEMWRAVRLVVDTGLHAKDWTEQEAIDYFLANTAAPEGQARSEVRRYIVLPGQATSYKIGMLKIQDLRRKAEAELGDAFDIRAFHDTILGGGAMPLATLERRVDEWIASVQAG; encoded by the coding sequence CGCTGAGACCGAACGGCTGAACACCTGGTTTGAGGAAAAGTATGAAGCCGAGGTCATGCAGAGCCCGATCCAGCTCACCTTCCTGGGACGGGATGAGCGACAGGGCGAGATTGATGATTTCTCTGTGGCTGCCCTCGACGCCCAGCTTGAGCGTTCACGCGCCAACCTGGCCGAAATGCAAGCCAGTTTCGACTATAACAAACTGACCCCTGACGCGAAGATTTCCTATGACATCTGGGCCTATCAGGCCGAACGCGCAGAAGCGGCGGACGAGTTTCGCACCAATGCCTATGTGTTCGAACAGATGCAGGCCATCCACTCTTTCTTCCCTCAGCTTTTGATCGCCTTCCACAAGGTCGTCGATGGCGAGGATATGGACAATTACCTGCTCCGCGTTTCCGGCAGTGCCCGGGCGATCGACCAACTGGTAGAGCTTTCAAAAATGGTTGCTGCGGAAGGTGTCCGTCCACCTTACTTTGCGTTTGAGTCCGTCATCGATGAGTCGCGCAAGATCATCACGGGCGCACCGTTTGATGAAAGCGGTGAGGACAGTGCGGTCTGGGCCGATGCCAAGGCCAAGATCGCGAATCTGCTGGAGCAGGGCGAGATAGATCAGGCCAAGGCCGATCAGCTGACCGCGGATATCCGCACGGCGCTCGTCGAAGAGTGGCAACCTGCTTATGAACGTCTGATCGCCTGGCAGGAAGAAGACCAGGTCAACGCGACATCTGAAGCGCAAGGCGTCAGCGCCCTGCCAAATGGCATGGCTTATTACAATGAGCGCCTCGCCAATCAGACCACGACCAATCTGACCGCTGACGAAATTCATGAGATTGGCTTGTCCGAAGTCGCTCGCCTGCGCGGCGAGATGGAAGCGATCAAGGCGGAGTTTGGTTTTGAAGGCACGTTGCCCGAGTTCTTCGCGTTTCTACGCGATACGAAGACCGATGAGCGTCTCTATTATCCCAACACGGATGAAGGCCGTCAGGGCTATATCGACGATGCCACAGCGGCCATAGATGGTATCAAGGCCGTCCTGCCGGACTATTTCGGCATCCTGCCCAAGGCCGACATGGTCGTGAAACGCGTCGAGCCCTTCCGCGAGCAGGCTGGAGCGGCGCAACACTATTTCCCGCCAACCCCGGATGGATCTCGGCCTGGCGTCTACTATGCCCACCTGCTCGATATGGAGCAGATGCCGAAACGTGAGCTCGAAGTGATTGCGTATCACGAGGGGCTCCCGGGCCACCATATGCAGATTGCGATCCAGCAGGAGTTGGAAGGCGTGCCGACATTCCGGACGCAAGCCGGCTTTACCGCTTATGTCGAAGGTTGGGCGCTCTATTCAGAGTGGCTCTCGAAGCAGATGCCTGGCACTTTCCAGGATCCGCTGTCCGAATTCGGTCGTCTCGGCTCGGAGATGTGGCGCGCGGTGCGTCTGGTGGTCGATACCGGGCTCCATGCCAAAGACTGGACAGAACAAGAAGCGATTGACTATTTCCTCGCCAACACGGCTGCGCCGGAAGGACAGGCCCGTTCTGAAGTCCGCCGCTATATCGTCCTCCCCGGCCAGGCGACCAGCTACAAGATTGGCATGCTGAAGATCCAGGATCTGCGACGCAAGGCCGAAGCCGAGCTGGGCGACGCGTTCGACATCCGCGCCTTCCATGACACCATCCTGGGCGGCGGCGCGATGCCTTTGGCCACGCTGGAGCGCCGGGTTGATGAGTGGATCGCCAGCGTTCAGGCGGGCTAA
- a CDS encoding LysR family transcriptional regulator, producing MDRIDAMRLFLRVADAGSFSRAAADLSIGQPTVSRRIQDLEHQLGAELFHRTTRALSLTEAGQRFYSRAQDILAEFDEAEAEARGLDKEPVGMLRVSAPHSFSKLVITPAIASFLDKYPHVRMDLMTDDTYTDLVTEGVDVAFRLGELTDSALMAKRLLVAYRGIWAAPSYIERYGAPECPQSLKDHQGLVFRQSLQGQQWTLKHSETGEEHRIMMDGRFRGSSGDTLLQGAVDGLGIFIGPDWLVCPHVKSGELVRVMPEWRGADLPLSVVWTGGKLRGKARLFVEHMQEALSQLENVGR from the coding sequence ATGGACCGTATTGATGCTATGAGACTGTTTCTGCGGGTCGCAGATGCGGGCAGTTTTTCACGAGCGGCTGCAGACCTCTCTATTGGCCAACCCACAGTGTCGCGGCGAATTCAGGACCTGGAGCATCAGCTCGGCGCCGAGCTGTTTCATCGCACCACGCGGGCGCTATCCCTAACCGAAGCCGGACAGCGCTTTTATAGCCGAGCTCAGGACATTCTCGCTGAATTTGACGAAGCTGAAGCCGAAGCCAGAGGACTCGACAAGGAACCCGTCGGCATGTTGCGGGTCAGCGCCCCGCATTCCTTCTCAAAGCTGGTCATCACGCCTGCTATCGCGAGCTTCCTGGACAAGTATCCACATGTTCGCATGGATCTGATGACCGACGACACCTACACCGATCTCGTCACCGAAGGTGTCGATGTCGCGTTCCGACTGGGAGAGCTCACGGACAGTGCCCTGATGGCCAAGCGCCTGCTCGTCGCCTATCGCGGCATTTGGGCCGCGCCCTCTTATATCGAGCGCTATGGTGCGCCGGAATGCCCGCAAAGCCTGAAAGACCATCAGGGCCTCGTCTTCCGCCAATCCCTGCAAGGCCAGCAATGGACCCTCAAGCACTCTGAGACGGGCGAAGAACATCGCATCATGATGGATGGCCGGTTCCGTGGTTCGTCCGGCGACACCTTGCTGCAGGGCGCGGTGGATGGGCTTGGCATTTTCATCGGCCCCGACTGGCTCGTTTGCCCACACGTGAAGTCTGGTGAATTGGTCCGCGTGATGCCGGAATGGCGCGGCGCCGACCTGCCCCTTTCAGTCGTCTGGACGGGCGGCAAACTGCGCGGCAAGGCCCGCCTGTTCGTCGAGCACATGCAGGAAGCGCTCAGCCAGCTTGAGAATGTGGGGCGTTAG
- a CDS encoding carboxymuconolactone decarboxylase family protein: MAKFTLHDSNTAPDGAHDFIAGVEKKMGFVPSLYAVFAENPAVLHAYTQLADQLGKTGLSPLEQQIVTITASVENECHFCVAAHTTISEGAGLDLSVIDAVREDRPIADPKLEALRVFTKKMVIDRGFVSDTDVDSFLAAGYDRAAVLAVVLGVALKVISNYTNHVAETPVNEAFQKHAWTPKTKREAVRA, encoded by the coding sequence ATGGCTAAATTCACCCTACACGATTCAAATACCGCGCCTGACGGTGCCCACGATTTCATTGCTGGCGTGGAAAAGAAAATGGGCTTCGTTCCCAGCCTCTATGCTGTGTTCGCAGAAAACCCAGCAGTTCTGCATGCCTATACCCAGCTCGCCGATCAACTGGGCAAAACCGGACTGTCGCCGCTGGAACAGCAAATTGTCACCATCACCGCAAGCGTTGAAAACGAATGTCATTTCTGCGTCGCTGCACACACCACGATCTCTGAAGGCGCTGGCCTGGATCTCAGCGTCATCGACGCGGTTCGTGAAGATCGCCCGATTGCGGATCCTAAGCTGGAAGCGTTGAGGGTCTTCACCAAGAAAATGGTCATCGATCGCGGCTTCGTCTCCGACACGGATGTCGATTCGTTCCTGGCTGCAGGATATGACCGCGCCGCGGTTCTTGCCGTTGTGCTCGGCGTCGCATTGAAGGTGATTTCGAATTACACAAACCATGTCGCTGAAACCCCGGTCAATGAAGCTTTCCAGAAACATGCCTGGACCCCGAAAACCAAGCGGGAAGCGGTTCGGGCTTAA
- a CDS encoding YHS domain-containing (seleno)protein: protein MKLRTLIAAAVVAAGPVVISAPAAFAEKDPIYTAKRSNLALQGYDTVAYFTVGEPTKGAAEFSTTYNGAEFRFASEENLNLFLGNPEQYAPQYGGYCAWAVAQGKTAKGDARRWAIVDDKLYLNYNKGIQKRWDKDRSGFITSADSHWPTVLQD, encoded by the coding sequence ATGAAACTCCGAACTCTTATCGCCGCCGCCGTTGTCGCCGCGGGCCCAGTTGTGATCTCTGCACCGGCGGCCTTCGCCGAAAAGGACCCGATCTACACAGCCAAGCGCTCCAATCTCGCGCTGCAAGGCTATGATACCGTTGCCTATTTCACGGTCGGCGAACCGACAAAAGGCGCCGCAGAATTCTCAACCACGTACAATGGCGCTGAGTTCCGCTTCGCCAGCGAGGAGAACCTCAACCTGTTTCTCGGCAATCCAGAGCAGTATGCACCGCAATATGGCGGCTACTGCGCGTGGGCGGTCGCACAAGGCAAGACCGCCAAGGGCGATGCGCGCCGCTGGGCCATCGTCGATGACAAGCTCTACCTGAATTACAATAAGGGCATCCAGAAAAGATGGGACAAGGACCGTTCAGGTTTCATCACCAGCGCTGACTCGCATTGGCCAACCGTGCTGCAGGACTAG
- a CDS encoding M14 family metallopeptidase has translation MRLKNLILGTAMVFGASLTATGQSYPSAEYGDAIPTLKDTIGHDHGEALTTSADINTYLRALADADPERVELRSYGETWQGRELTYAIISSPKNIQNLTSIQSDLSSLGAGRGLSGDRLAETPAVVWLSYGVHGDEVTPSDSAVFMAYHLLAAENNELVDTILDNTLVIIDPNQNPDGRERFIHGFTSALGLEPRGDRYAVEHDQPWPRGRFNHYVFDLNRDWFALTQPETQGKVKALLDWHPVVFVDSHEMSGDQTYFFPPSAEPFNPNVTDGQRAKQVLLGQNMARYFDRFGAPYFTREIFDAFYPGYGDMWPTLNGAVAMTFEQGSPRGLVFDRKDGSELTYNEGVRNNVLSSLATLETVARNKDTFLRDYGAYRRSAISDAERASDRYVVLDLASARYEAESLARRLSAQGISVQRTPAGRRHCGSTYGAGAFVIDRAQPQGRLINTLLSPSTSLPQDFVTEQESRRDRGLNHELYDVTAWSMPLMDGVQAQRCNRVDLTDATAVSADAAIPSLTSQGGAFGQIVPWTDGGQARLVAAALKAGYRGKTTDEAFTRGGREYPAGSVIFAAADNPDDMATQLRALAVQVGAELVPMEDSWVEDGPNFGSASFATMTAPRVAMAWDEGTHPTSAGNTRFVVERMLGLPVTPIRASTLARADLSLYDVLILPDTYGNLASEIGHAEPIQEFVREGGVLIAFASSVNMVASEPYGLLSTKLEYAATADEETSADESDGARASGTVLTSDAEYEALINNDKAAPEDVPGVIVSALANTDHWLASGYTAANVLVTGGNIYRPLNESDGVNVFRFADADDLLLSGYLWEENRAQLAYKPFVMAEAKGDGLVIGFTQSPTTRAYLNGLNLLLANAVILAPARVAQ, from the coding sequence ATGCGTTTGAAGAATCTAATTCTGGGCACCGCGATGGTGTTCGGAGCGAGCCTGACGGCAACCGGCCAATCCTATCCGAGCGCCGAATACGGGGACGCGATCCCGACTCTGAAAGACACCATCGGTCATGATCATGGTGAGGCCCTGACAACTTCCGCCGACATCAATACCTATCTCCGAGCCCTCGCCGACGCCGACCCGGAGCGTGTCGAATTGCGATCCTACGGAGAAACCTGGCAAGGGCGCGAGCTGACCTATGCGATCATCTCGTCACCTAAGAACATCCAGAACCTGACCTCGATCCAGTCCGACCTGTCGTCCCTGGGCGCAGGTCGTGGCTTGTCCGGGGATCGCCTGGCCGAAACACCAGCCGTGGTCTGGCTGTCTTATGGTGTGCACGGCGATGAAGTCACGCCCTCCGACAGCGCCGTGTTCATGGCGTACCACCTGCTCGCTGCGGAAAACAATGAGCTGGTCGATACGATCCTCGACAATACGCTCGTGATTATCGATCCCAACCAGAATCCGGATGGGCGAGAACGCTTTATTCACGGCTTTACGTCGGCGCTCGGCCTTGAGCCGCGCGGCGACCGGTATGCGGTCGAGCACGATCAGCCCTGGCCGCGGGGGCGCTTCAATCATTATGTCTTCGACCTCAACCGCGACTGGTTCGCGCTGACCCAGCCGGAGACGCAGGGCAAAGTCAAAGCGCTGCTCGACTGGCATCCGGTGGTCTTCGTCGACAGCCACGAAATGAGCGGCGATCAAACCTATTTCTTCCCGCCCTCTGCAGAACCATTCAATCCTAATGTGACCGACGGTCAGCGGGCCAAGCAGGTCCTTTTGGGACAGAATATGGCGCGTTATTTCGACCGCTTCGGCGCTCCCTATTTCACGCGCGAGATTTTTGATGCCTTTTACCCAGGCTACGGCGATATGTGGCCAACGCTAAATGGCGCTGTGGCGATGACGTTCGAGCAAGGCTCGCCCCGCGGTTTGGTCTTCGACCGCAAGGACGGCTCGGAGCTAACCTATAATGAGGGCGTGCGAAACAATGTCCTATCCTCGTTGGCGACACTCGAAACCGTAGCACGCAACAAAGACACGTTCCTGCGCGATTACGGCGCCTATCGCCGTTCTGCCATCAGCGACGCCGAGCGTGCCAGCGATCGCTATGTCGTCCTCGACCTGGCGAGCGCACGCTATGAAGCGGAATCTCTCGCGCGACGTTTATCGGCGCAGGGGATCTCTGTTCAACGTACGCCTGCAGGCCGTCGGCATTGCGGATCGACTTATGGCGCTGGCGCGTTCGTCATCGACCGAGCGCAGCCACAAGGACGTCTGATCAACACGCTGCTCAGCCCCTCGACCAGCCTGCCCCAAGATTTCGTTACCGAGCAAGAAAGTCGTCGGGATCGCGGCCTGAACCATGAACTCTATGATGTCACTGCCTGGTCGATGCCGCTCATGGATGGCGTTCAGGCGCAGCGGTGCAATCGCGTCGATCTGACTGACGCAACAGCGGTCTCGGCTGACGCAGCGATCCCTTCACTCACATCCCAAGGCGGCGCTTTCGGGCAGATCGTGCCTTGGACCGATGGCGGCCAGGCGAGACTGGTCGCTGCCGCGCTTAAAGCGGGCTATCGCGGTAAGACGACCGATGAAGCCTTCACGCGAGGCGGCCGCGAATATCCCGCCGGTAGCGTCATCTTTGCCGCTGCCGACAATCCGGATGACATGGCGACACAGCTGCGCGCGCTTGCGGTTCAGGTCGGCGCAGAACTGGTCCCGATGGAAGACAGCTGGGTCGAAGATGGTCCCAACTTTGGCAGCGCGTCCTTTGCCACGATGACGGCGCCTCGCGTCGCCATGGCGTGGGATGAAGGCACGCACCCGACCTCGGCCGGGAATACGCGCTTCGTCGTTGAACGTATGCTGGGTCTGCCGGTCACGCCTATTCGGGCATCGACCTTGGCCCGCGCGGATCTCTCGCTCTATGATGTGCTGATCCTGCCCGATACCTATGGCAACCTCGCCAGCGAGATTGGGCATGCTGAGCCCATTCAGGAATTCGTGCGCGAAGGCGGGGTCCTGATCGCGTTTGCCTCGAGCGTGAATATGGTCGCGAGTGAGCCGTATGGGCTGCTGTCGACGAAACTCGAATACGCCGCCACGGCGGATGAGGAAACGTCGGCGGACGAGAGTGATGGCGCCCGTGCATCCGGCACAGTGTTAACCTCCGACGCCGAGTATGAGGCGCTGATCAACAATGACAAAGCCGCCCCTGAAGACGTGCCCGGTGTCATTGTAAGCGCCCTCGCCAATACGGATCACTGGCTGGCATCCGGCTATACGGCAGCCAATGTACTGGTGACGGGGGGGAACATTTATCGCCCTCTGAATGAAAGCGATGGCGTCAATGTGTTCCGTTTCGCGGACGCGGATGACTTGCTGCTCAGCGGTTACCTTTGGGAAGAGAACCGTGCACAGCTCGCCTACAAACCGTTCGTGATGGCCGAGGCAAAAGGCGATGGGCTCGTCATCGGGTTCACCCAGAGCCCGACCACTCGCGCCTATCTCAACGGGCTCAATCTTCTTCTCGCCAATGCCGTTATCCTGGCGCCCGCGCGAGTGGCGCAATAA
- a CDS encoding dienelactone hydrolase family protein — protein sequence MCDETTERELDAYLAGKAVTRRGFTVGATATVAVSGAMLQACASPLPEPGSLTEANVDIPTPDGTIDALFVHPADGAHAAIIIWPDIHGVRPAFFDMARRLAGAGYSVIAANPYYRTHSGRLFQEGQTIRDPGGRERVGPHYQALSPETVIIDAAAIVSWLDRQDAVDTRRGVGAVGFCMTGSWTLRAAAAVPNRIKAPTSFHGGGLVTEAADSPHRLAGQIQGGVLIAIAENDHERQPEAEGALIAAFEAAKVPAEIEVYAGAMHGWVPTDSRAHNPEQSERAWSRMLALFERELA from the coding sequence ATGTGTGATGAGACCACCGAGCGAGAACTCGACGCCTATTTGGCAGGTAAAGCTGTGACCCGGCGAGGCTTTACGGTCGGTGCAACGGCGACGGTCGCGGTCTCCGGGGCGATGCTTCAAGCTTGCGCAAGCCCCCTGCCCGAACCTGGATCCCTGACGGAAGCCAATGTCGATATCCCGACCCCGGATGGGACCATCGATGCGTTGTTCGTACATCCGGCTGACGGCGCGCACGCCGCGATTATCATCTGGCCGGATATTCATGGCGTCCGGCCCGCATTCTTTGATATGGCACGGCGGTTGGCCGGCGCCGGTTATAGTGTGATTGCCGCCAATCCCTACTATCGCACCCATTCCGGGCGCTTGTTCCAAGAGGGCCAGACCATTCGTGACCCGGGTGGGCGAGAGCGGGTCGGGCCGCATTATCAGGCCTTGTCGCCCGAAACCGTGATCATAGATGCCGCTGCGATTGTCAGCTGGCTGGATAGACAGGATGCTGTGGACACAAGGCGCGGCGTGGGGGCCGTCGGTTTCTGCATGACCGGATCCTGGACCCTCCGGGCGGCTGCGGCGGTTCCAAACCGGATCAAGGCGCCAACCTCATTTCATGGTGGGGGTCTGGTCACCGAGGCCGCGGACAGTCCACATCGCCTCGCCGGACAGATCCAGGGCGGCGTGCTGATCGCCATTGCCGAGAATGATCATGAACGCCAGCCCGAGGCGGAAGGCGCGCTGATCGCGGCATTCGAGGCCGCCAAGGTTCCCGCAGAAATCGAAGTTTATGCCGGCGCCATGCATGGCTGGGTGCCGACCGATTCTCGCGCACATAATCCGGAGCAATCCGAACGTGCCTGGTCACGCATGCTGGCGCTTTTCGAGCGGGAGCTGGCCTAG